In Proteiniborus ethanoligenes, the DNA window AAAATCCTGACCTGTATTTTTTTGTTTCTAAAGACTCGTTAGAATGTTGGAAATCTTCCTTGATTTTCTCTTCAATATTGAAGCTTTTTATTACTTCAAAGCCTGTGAAAATATCCTTAATTTTTGTAGTAAAGGAGCCTATTCCATCAGAATACTCCTTCTTTCGTTTTCCTAATTCCTTTTGGAAAATTGTTGGAACAAGCATAGGAATAAATCCAGAAAGTAATATTGCAATAGCTACATAAGTGTTAAGCTTAAATATTGCAAAGGTAGCTATAATAAAAGTAATCACATAATCAAAGGAATCTAATAGGCTTAGGAAATACTCTTGTTCTACTATCCCGGTATCGTTATTTATAGCAGAAATATAATTAGCACTGTTTTCTAATGAGAAAGAGGAAATCTTACGTGATATAAGGTTATTAAAAATATCCTTCTTTAAATTATACATAGTATTTTTGATGAAAAGTCTTCTTAGTATTCGTTTAATAAAGCCTAATATGCCCATGAGTACAGAATATCCAGCCATAAGATAGAGAACAGATTTTAGTCTATCAATCTCTCCTCCATAGCTAATATCTGTTATTTGTCTCAGAATAAATGCCAAAATGACACTTGAAGCAGAGCACATAGTTATGAAAATAAAATTTAGAGCCAATAAGGTTTTACTCTTTAAAAAATACTTTTTCATAAATATCCTCCTTAAATTTTTAAATCTTTCTTTATAAAATCTATCATTTGTCTTAAGGATTCTTTATTAAGACTATAATATGTTTTGTTTTCATATCTTTCCATAGTGATTAGTCCAGCAATTAGTAGGTTATTAGCATGGTAGGAAACTGTAGCAGATGTAATGCCTAATGCTTCTGTAATTTCCTGCCCATACTTTTCTCCTTCAGAAAGTAGCTTTATAAATGTATATCTGTTTAAATCTCCTAGATTTTTAAATATTGATATATTTCGTTCCATAGAAGCCTCCCTATTTGCTCCTTGGAATATCTGTTCTATGTTTTTACCTAGGATTAAATAACTCTCTCCTTTTTTGTTTATTCGGTTTTGGGATAGGGTGTAAGAATGAAAGAATGATGGAATTATGAATAAGGTTTTTATAATTTTTGCGTCTATAAATTGATTAATAGGAATATCTATAGCTATCCCCTTCTTATTTACTTCTTCTTCTAATTTCAGAGTAAAATCCTCCATTTCCTTTTCATGCTTCCTATATAGAGCATCATATTTTAAGCTGTATTCTCTAATCAAGGTTGTGAAATCATTTTTATAGCCTTCTATGTTGTTTAAAATTGAAAATATTCTCCATTTTTCTTCATCGGATATAGGTTTGTCTTCTAAAAATTTATAGAGCTTTACCTTGTCCCTCAGTAATTCCTTAATTATTTCATCATCTTTTACTTGAATCCATTCTTCACCATGATAGTCGATAAATGCTATGATAATTTTTTGTACCTCATATTCATCTAAGGCTTCTATGTATTCAAGATATTCCTCTAAGTCCTTACAGTACCACATTTTATCTGTATGTATTAGTGAAAAACCTACATTAGAATTAAAATGAAATGTTCTATTGTATTTAGGAAGTTCATCTCCAAGTAAGACCTTTACCTCTTCCAATGCCTCTTTGAACACTTTATCCTCTGGAATATTGTACTTAGAAATCTCCTCAAAATATTCTTCAGAGTTTAGCGACACCATTAGACTTGCAAATAAATCATAAAGCTTTCCTATTTCCTTATTAAATAACACCTTCATAAAAATCGCCTCCTGTATTTATCTAATATCATCTTAGAGATTCATCTAATGTCCTGCCAAAAAAAATGTGCTTTTATCTCCTGTTTTTCGATTTTCGATATCTATCTAATTACATTATATATAAACATCTAAATATGTCAATACTATTTTTGAAATTTTTTCAAAATTTTTTCCTTTATTTAGATTTTATGATTGAGAATTTTATCAGGGTTATTAATCACTCATTTTATATATTCTGACTCCTCCAAAATAACCATAGGACTTTAATGATGCAGTTATCGTATCATTAGAATGTGCTGCACAAATCAAATCATCCTTAGCATAGTCAATAATTATTAATGTATGAAAGGGTCTGCCATTACTGTTAAACAAGGATACTGCATCTCCCCTATGGCCATATGATAAAACTTTTTTAAATTTAGAATCATCATTAAAATAGGTTCTATCAAAATCTTTATAAGAGACAGCCTTTGACATCCAATAATAGCTAAATGCATCTGCCCCTCTCCAGGTCGAAGAAATTTTACTTACATCCCACAAATTGTTTGATCTGCAGAACCAATTTTTAAAATTTGTAGCATTGGTTCCTAGCATTGGTTTGCCACCAGCATTTAATGCTTGTGATATAAAGTTAGCACAATCTCCACCCTTTCCTGCATAGCTTGGATATTTGTCTGTATTATAATTAAAGGCATGGGTAATTGCATATTTTACAGCCTTTTCTGGAGAATAAGTAGATATTGCATTTACGCTTTTTTTAGATTTCTTCTTAGATTGGAGTTTTATGCTCTCTATAAAAGAATATCCTTGTATATATGAATTAACTAGGGCAGCATCTGCGCTTTTATCCTTGATTATGTGTGAATAAGCACCCTTTAGAAAATATAAATTCATTTTCCAATTTGATAGAGATGTTTCTCGCCCATACCTTTGAGTAATAAGCCTAGTAATGTATTCCTCTTGGGCTAGTACATCCCTATATCCTTCAATATCTAGAATGTTTAGAGCATCTCTATTTTCCAGATACAGCTCTACTACTGTAGCATTAT includes these proteins:
- a CDS encoding ArsR/SmtB family transcription factor, which codes for MKVLFNKEIGKLYDLFASLMVSLNSEEYFEEISKYNIPEDKVFKEALEEVKVLLGDELPKYNRTFHFNSNVGFSLIHTDKMWYCKDLEEYLEYIEALDEYEVQKIIIAFIDYHGEEWIQVKDDEIIKELLRDKVKLYKFLEDKPISDEEKWRIFSILNNIEGYKNDFTTLIREYSLKYDALYRKHEKEMEDFTLKLEEEVNKKGIAIDIPINQFIDAKIIKTLFIIPSFFHSYTLSQNRINKKGESYLILGKNIEQIFQGANREASMERNISIFKNLGDLNRYTFIKLLSEGEKYGQEITEALGITSATVSYHANNLLIAGLITMERYENKTYYSLNKESLRQMIDFIKKDLKI
- a CDS encoding amidase domain-containing protein, with product MAVRILLFRTIYRSLINRELTKAQIYDEILHRIKGKEINFYDIERLYKYIVRKKYNNATVVELYLENRDALNILDIEGYRDVLAQEEYITRLITQRYGRETSLSNWKMNLYFLKGAYSHIIKDKSADAALVNSYIQGYSFIESIKLQSKKKSKKSVNAISTYSPEKAVKYAITHAFNYNTDKYPSYAGKGGDCANFISQALNAGGKPMLGTNATNFKNWFCRSNNLWDVSKISSTWRGADAFSYYWMSKAVSYKDFDRTYFNDDSKFKKVLSYGHRGDAVSLFNSNGRPFHTLIIIDYAKDDLICAAHSNDTITASLKSYGYFGGVRIYKMSD